A genome region from Oryzias melastigma strain HK-1 linkage group LG12, ASM292280v2, whole genome shotgun sequence includes the following:
- the LOC112163071 gene encoding nipped-B-like protein isoform X1 yields the protein MNGDMPHVPITTLAGIASLTDLLNQLPLPSPLPATTAKSLLYNGRISEEVSSLLVCRDESLVTQLAHSLNQVSTEHIELKDNLGNDEPEGEMPLLLQTLLSRNPTVFGDKSVLQQPLIQQYKNQVHGSPGLNYQQTSVSQSPSGCFASPQSGPASQFVPQQNSPIPSPYTPQSPAEYMQYNPPSYSHQQVGSGVSNIHNNKVPGQLSSSSSNHNRRLGSDDGYVNTPHRLGNEQEKDLSMKAATFTVKSSQSACSPAGNEETVKKSRPPLIMQSHLLDVPQGAQPDLVLSMSDRRKRQKEKSKEENEHMDKNALYDIVSTPSKDSTKLTLKLSRVKTPDVNPAEERHQKSRVDSDHSAVVTNNNSNPPPSAPHGISRKLEAEQHTNSQQVAVQPNSKDNEVTGAALEDSEMDALAEMERIERESANEKERGSKEVQDKDKPLKKRKQDTYPQEPGAEASEGPTAHKGNNSTKLTPKKSSSANNGAGRPALMVSIDLQQAGRIIEQPVVVLEPQPLCEQHLRQLKTNLEGKANKDVGNRPAIIKQPPNTVEKSLSGGPPESRRLKQESQRESKAKHDSNKGHSNDRRSDVAHQKHDQHSNSVHKEEKNNNSHRSSKAETPKSTGRGDYNSRCEEDKVRHKERNKDRQRDREEDKHRDRTKTKDRDKSRDVERPREAEIDKDRHKDREQDKDREKESGEDKTRSRDKDKGRNRDKTRDVDKPREKEKDKEREKEKDRDRERTKDKERDRNRKRKTREDNDKNSPDQRPKPDKTSDLNGRHRTGESTPPRQTPPKKESRTNGDGSISCLAGNVRNSMDPKPCEFPQYLLGGQSGSLKNFVIPKLKKDGPDKDLQLKRKLLEIRSEPLVRLERVSLVNSINKRTKPVVVLRRLNVEEVRRIIKESKSSRSKKWSSRGTFEGTNKRRHSLVGKRSHYAERDSEDEDEDNESESDNESSRKRFKKDHDKTWKFEEKRGSKDHHRSGGFHNSRRGSVGRHRFDDDSDRDSPPPSLSDIARKMKKKEKQKKKMVYNSSMTTEEMMDSSTFKRFTASMDNILESLEDVDLNGTDDDDDEIPPELLLGKQQLSELSSDSNKIKMMGIFNKVSSSKMVKIMNILEKNIQDSVKLSTLMSQDNESMDEERLWRDLIMERVTKSADACLTALNIMTSPRMPKAVYIEDVIERVLQFTKFHLQNTLYPQYDPAYRLDRHGGGSSKSKKAKFSSHKQKVVVVLYNKVCDIISSISELLEIQLLTDTTILQVSSLGITPFFVENVSELQLCAITLVTAVFSRYEKHRQLILEEIFNSLARLPTNKRGLRNFRLNSCDSDGEALYIQMVSALVLQLIQCVVRLPSEKENEEEHKKKVDKDAFITNSYETAMRTGQNFLSVFLKKCGSKQGEDDYRPLFENFIHDLLSAVNKPEWPAAELLLSLLGRLLVHQFSNKQTEMALRVASLDYLGTVASRLRKDAVANKMDQKDIDRIIRETPGSDEIQQLQKALLNFLDESSDTDPALAFARNFYIAQWYRDTTTEVEKALKSQNDDEDTKYHHLSKSDDSTEDIVQRAESRKKFLRKVIKTSPSNITSQRMNSDTVDYEDSCLIVRYLASMRPFAQSFDIYLSQILRVLGESAIAVRTKAMKCLSEVVAVDPSILARVDMQRGVHCRLMDNSTSVREAAVELLGRFVLSRPELIEQYYDMLIERILDTGISVRKRVIKILRDICLELPDFHKITEMCVKMIRRVNDEEGIKKLVNETFQKLWFSPTPNHDKEAMTRKILNITDVVLACKDSGYDWFEQLLQNLLKSEENASYKPAKKACVQLVDNLVEHILKYDESLADCEEKGINSSRLVSCITTLFLFTKIRPQLMIKHAMTMQPYLITKSNTPNDFVVICNVAKILELVVPLMDNPSETFLTTIEEDLMKLVVKYGMTVVQHCVSCLGAVINKVTHNYKYVWACFNRYYGALAKLKTQHQEDPSSPTLATNKPTLLRALFTVGALCRHFDFDLEEFKGANKIIIKDKVLELLLYFTTHAEEEVQVKAIIGLGFQFIMHPELMFVQDVKVLYNNILSEESSSVNLKIQILKNLQTYLQEEDSRMQEADREWKKQAKQEDLKEMGDISSGMSSSIMQIYLKQVLESFFHSQSTVRHFALNVITLTLSQGLIHPVQCVPYLIAMGTDPEPTMKNKADQQLVEIDKKYSGFIHMKAVAGLKMSYQVQQAINGSKDVVIRGYRRDDSDSALCSHLYTMVRGNRQHRRAFLISLLNLFDDSSKTEVNMLLFIADNLACFPYQTQDEPLFIMHHIDITLSVSGSNLLQSFKECLRKEPVRQEKKVKTKKRKKQHSRRRKNSSDEDEDSNSDSSNSNSSSSDEDEDVTRRKKKSADSDSDMEDEDTVIDRLPENSIPLLEFASASQGILLLLVLKQHLKNLYGFSDSKIQKYSPTESAKVYDKAVNRKSKVHFNPAQTLDYLKRNLSNTSLSQETKRNIVKQYLNFKVLMEHLDREEEEEDGGEANANARNKAITSLLKVTKPRNHNTSNHTAPVESEEEESEDEDSPPQKSKKGGDVEDSKETVEVMDVVAIFYPKYKDRPQIAKVVQKTRHGYSIHWMTGSYSGAWTVAKKRDGRKKVPWVDNIKESDIIYKKISLTSGQKLTNKVVQTLRALYAAKEGDES from the exons TTGGTAGTGGTGTGAGTAATATCCACAACAACAAAGTCCCTGGGCAGCTATCAAGCAGTTCATCTAATCATAATAGAAGACTAGGCTCAGATGACGGCTACGTAAACACGCCTCACAGATTGGGAAATGAG CAGGAGAAGGACTTATCCATGAAGGCTGCCACATTTACAGTTAAATCATCTCAGTCTGCATGCTCTCCTGCTGGAAATGAAGAGACTGTAAAAA AGTCCAGACCTCCGCTTATAATGCAGTCGCATCTGCTTGATGTGCCACAAGGTGCACAGCCTGACCTGGTCCTCTCCATGTCCGACCGCCGAAAGAGGCAGAAGGAGAAGAGCAAAGAAGAAAACGAGCATATGGACAAAAATGCTTTGTACGATATCGTTAGCACTCCGTCGAAGGATTCCACTAAGCTGACTTTAAAGCTTTCCCGGGTGAAGACGCCAGATGTGAATCCGGCTGAAGAGCGTCACCAGAAGTCGCGTGTGGACTCGGATCACTCTGCAGTTGTGACAAACAATAATAGTAATCCGCCGCCAAGTGCACCTCATGGCATTTCACGCAAGTTGGAGGCTGAGCAACACACAAACAGTCAGCAGGTTGCCGTGCAACCAAATAGCAAGGATAATGAAGTCACTGGTGCTGCGCTTGAAGATTCTGAGATGGATGCACTTGCAGAGATGGAGAGAATAGAACGTGAGTCAGCCAATGAAAAGGAGCGCGGTTCGAAAGAAGTCCAAGACAAAG ACAAGCCACTGAAAAAACGTAAACAAGACACATATCCTCAGGAACCTGGAGCTGAGGCAAGTGAAGGGCCCACAGCACACAAAGGCAACAATTCCACCAAGCTGACGCCCAAGAAGTCCAGTTCTGCAAATAATGGTGCTGGTCGGCCTGCCTTGATGGTCAGTATTGATCTCCAGCAAGCCGGCAGAATAATCGAGCAGCCCGTAGTTGTGTTGGAACCACAGCCGTTGTGTGAACAGCATCTACGTCAACTCAAAACAAATCTTGAGGGAAAGGCCAATAAGGATGTTGGGAACAGACCCGCCATCATCAAGCAGCCTCCTAACACCGTTGAGAAGTCGCTCTCAGGTGGACCACCAGAATCTCGTAGGCTGAAGCAGGAAAGTCAGCGTGAATCGAAAGCGAAACACGACAGCAACAAGGGGCACTCGAATGACAGGCGCTCAGACGTGGCGCACCAGAAGCACGACCAGCACTCAAACTCAGTCCACAAAGAAGAGAAGAACAACAACAGCCACCGGTCCAGCAAGGCGGAGACTCCAAAGAGCACCGGCAGGGGGGACTACAACTCCAGATGTGAGGAGGACAAAGTCAGGCATAAAGAAAGGAATAAGGACAGGCAAAGGGACAGAGAGGAAGACAAGCATAGAGATAGAACCAAAACCAAGGACAGAGACAAAAGTAGGGATGTAGAAAGGCCAAGAGAAGCAGAAATCGACAAAGACAGACACAAAGACAGGGAGCAAGACAAGGATAGAGAGAAAGAAAGCGGCGAGGACAAAACTAGAAGTAGAGACAAAGACAAAGGAAGAAACAGGGACAAAACTAGAGATGTAGACAAACCacgagagaaagaaaaagacaaggagagagaaaaagaaaaagacagagacagagagagaacCAAAGATAAGGAAagagacagaaacaggaagCGCAAAACAAGAGAAGATAACGACAAAAACTCACCTGATCAGCGCCCTAAACCCGACAAAACATCTGATCTCAACGGTCGACACAGAACTGGCGAATCCACCCCTCCCAGACagacccccccaaaaaaggaaaGCAGGACGAATGGGGATGGCAGCATTAGCTGCTTGGCTGGAAATGTGCGGAATTCCATGGATCCAAAACCTTGTGAGTTCCCCCAGTACCTGCTCGGTGGCCAATCAGGAAGTCTCAAGAACTTTGTGATCccgaaattaaaaaaagacggACCAGATAAAGATCTCCAGCTGAAGAGAAAACTGTTAGAAATCCGGAGCGAACCACTGGTGAGGTTGGAGCGGGTGTCCTTAGTTAACAGCATCAACAAAAGAACCAAACCTGTCGTGGTGCTTCGGAGGCTCAACGTTGAGGAGGTGAGGAGGATCATCAAGGAAAGCAAAAGCTCCAGATCCAAGAAGTGGTCCTCAAGAG GAACATTTGAGGGGACAAACAAACGAAGACACAGTTTGGTTGGAAAACGCTCCCATTACGCTGAGAGGGactcagaggatgaagatgaagacaaTGAATCTGAGTCTGACAATGAAT CTTCAAGAAAACGGTTTAAGAAGGACCATGACAAGACGTGGAAATTTGAGGAGAAGAGAGGATCAAAGGACCATCATAGAAGTGGAGGTTTTCATAACTCTCGCCGAGGTTCTGTTGGTCGCCATCGCTTTGATGACGATTCAGATAGAGACTCCCCTCCACCAAGCCTAAGTGACA TTgccagaaaaatgaagaaaaaggaaaaacagaagaaaaagatggTTTATAATTCCAGTATGACAACAGAAG AAATGATGGATTCGTCTACATTCAAGAGATTTACAGCCAGTATGGACAACATTCTTGAGAGCCTGGAGGATGTGGATCTCAACGGCACAG aTGACGACGATGATGAAATCCCTCCAGAGCTTTTACTGGGAAAGCAACAGTTGAGTGAGTTAAGCAGCGATTCTAACAAGATCAAAATGATGGGGATCTTTAATAAG gtttcttctTCTAAAATGGTGAAAATTATGAATATACTGGAGAAGAACATTCAGGACAGTGTCAAACTGTCCACCTTGATGAGTCAG gataatgAATCGATGGATGAAGAGCGATTGTGGCGCGACCTCATAATGGAAAGAGTGACCAAATCTGCCGACGCCTGTCTGACTGCGCTGAACATAATGACGTCTCCCCGCATGCCCAAAGCGGTTTACATCGAGGATGTGATCGAAAGGGTGCTGCAGTTCACCAAGTTCCACCTGCAGAACACTTTGTACCCTCAGTATGACCCTGCCTACAGGCTGGATCGCCACGGAG GTGGCTCTTCAAAGTccaaaaaagcaaagttttccTCCCACAAACAGAAAGTGGTCGTCGTGCTCTACAACAAAGTGTGTGACATTATCAGCAGCATCTCCGAGCTCCTTGAAATCCAACTGCTAACTGACACCACCATCCTCCAG GTGTCGAGCCTCGGCATCACACCCTTCTTTGTGGAGAATGTCAGCGAACTGCAGCTATGCGCCATCACATTAGTGACAGCA GTGTTCTCTCGCTACGAAAAGCACAGGCAGCTCATTCTTGAGGAGATCTTTAACTCCCTGGCGAGACTACCGACAAATAAACGGGGTCTGAGGAACTTCAG GCTTAACAGCTGCGATTCAGATGGCGAGGCCCTGTACATCCAGATGGTTTCAGCCCTCGTTCTTCAGCTCATTCAGTGCGTGGTTCGCCTTCCGTCCGAGAAGGAGAACGAGGAGGAACATAAAAAGAAG GTGGACAAAGACGCCTTCATAACTAACTCCTATGAAACCGCCATGAGGACAGGACAGAACTTCCTCTCTGTGTTCCTCAAAAA ATGTGGCAGTAAGCAGGGAGAGGATGATTACAGGCCTCTCTTCGAGAACTTCATTCATGACCTGCTGTCTGCAGTAAACAAACCCGAGTGGCCTGCTGCTGAACTGCTGCTTAGCTTACTGGGGCGACTGCTG GTGCACCAATTCAGTAACAAGCAGACAGAGATGGCCCTCAGGGTGGCATCGTTGGACTACCTCGGCACGGTTGCGTCTCGTCTGCGCAAAGACGCTGTCGCTAACAAGATGGACCAAAAGGATATAGATCGCATCATTAGAGAG acaCCTGGCAGTGATGAGATACAACAACTTCAGAAAGCTTTGCTGAACTTTCTGGACGAAAGCTCCGACACAGATCCAGCTTTAGCA TTTGCAAGGAATTTTTATATAGCGCAGTGGTACAGAGACACCACAACAGAAGTGGAGAAAGCGCTCAAGTCCCAAAATGACGACGAGGACACAAAGTATCACCATCTCTCCAAATCGGACGATTCGACCGAGGACATCGTGCAGAGAGCCGAGAGCAGGAAAAAGTTCCTTCGCAAGGTCATCAAGACCTCGCCATCAAATATCACCTCTCAAAG gATGAACTCTGACACAGTAGACTACGAGGACTCCTGCCTGATTGTTAGATATCTGGCCTCTATGAGGCCATTCGCACAAAGCtttgatatttatttgtcaCAA ATATTGAGGGTCCTGGGTGAGAGTGCCATTGCAGTCAGAACTAAAGCGATGAAGTGTCTCAGTGAGGTCGTGGCTGTTGATCCCAGTATTCTGGCTCGG gtGGATATGCAGCGCGGGGTTCATTGCCGCCTCATGGACAACTCCACCAGTGTCCGGGAAGCAGCGGTCGAACTCCTTGGCCGCTTTGTGCTAAGTCGACCGGAGCTCATCGAGCAGTACTACGACATGCTCATTGAAAGAATACtg GACACAGGCATTAGCGTGAGAAAACGAGTCATCAAAATCCTGAGGGACATCTGCCTGGAGCTCCCAGACTTCCACAAAATCACAGAGATGTGCGTGAAGATGATCCGCAGAGTCAATGACGAAGAAGGGATCAAG AAACTGGTAAATGAGACATTCCAGAAACTTTGGTTCTCCCCAACACCAAACCATGACAAGGAAGCCATGACCAGGAAAATCCTAAATATCACAGATGTG GTGCTAGCATGTAAAGATTCAGGCTACGACTGGTTTGAGCAGCTGCtacaaaat CTGCTGAAGTCAGAGGAGAATGCTTCATACAAACCTGCCAAGAAAGCCTGTGTTCAGCTTGTGGACAATTTAGTGGAGCACATTCTGAAATATGATGAGTCACTTGCAG ATTGTGAAGAAAAGGGAATAAACTCCAGCCGTCTGGTGTCATGCATAACCactcttttcctttttactaAAATCCGACCTCAGTTAATGATCAAACACGCCATGACCATGCAGCCTTACCTCATCACCAAGTCCAAC ACTCCAAATGACTTTGTGGTGATTTGCAACGTGGCCAAGATCCTCGAGTTGGTGGTTCCTCTGATGGACAACCCCAGTGAGACTTTTCTGACGACAATAGAGGAGGACCTGATGAAGCTCGTCGTCAAGTACGGCATGACG GTTGTCCAGCACTGTGTGAGTTGTCTTGGAGCTGTTATCAACAAGGTCACACACAACTACAAGTATGTCTGGGCTTGTTTTAACCGATACTATG GAGCTCTGGCTAAACTCAAGACGCAGCATCAGGAGGATCCCAGCAGCCCCACCCTGGCTACTAACAAACCCACTCTGCTGCGCGCCCTGTTCACTGTGGGGGCCCTCTGTCGACACTTTGACTTTGACCTGGAAGAGTTCAAGGGTGCTAACAAA aTTATCATAAAGGATAAGGTATTGGAGCTTCTGCTGTACTTCACCACTCATGCAGAAGAGGAGGTCCAGGTCAAGGCTATCATAGGCCTGG GGTTCCAGTTCATCATGCATCCTGAGCTGATGTTTGTTCAGGACGTGAAGGTGTTGTACAACAACATCCTGTCAGAGGAGAGCAGCAGCGTTAACCTGAAGATCCAGATTctcaaaaacctgcagacaTACCTGCAGGAGGAAGATTCCCGAATGCAAGAAGCTGACCGTGAAT GGAAGAAGCAAGCCAAGCAGGAGGATCTGAAGGAAATGGGGGACATCTCATCCGGCATGAGCAGCTCCATCATGCAGATCTACCTGAAGCAGGTGCTGGAGTCTTTCTTCCACTCACAGTCCACGGTGCGGCACTTCGCCCTGAACGTCATTACTCTGACGCTCAGTCAGGGCCTCATCCATCCTGTTCAG TGCGTTCCTTACCTGATCGCCATGGGAACAGATCCAGAGCCGACCATGAAGAACAAAGCCGACCAGCAACTGGTGGAGATTGACAAGAAATATTCCGGCTTCATCCAT ATGAAGGCAGTTGCAGGGTTGAAGATGTCTTATCAGGTGCAGCAGGCCATTAACGGATCCAAAGACGTGGTGATTCGAGGTTACCGCCGTGACGACTCGGACTCCGCCCTCTGCTCTCATCTCTACACCATGGTCCGTGGGAACCGGCAGCACCGGCGTGCTTTCCTCATCTCTCTGCTCAACCTGTTTGACGACAGCTCT AAAACAGAGGTGAACATGCTGCTGTTCATAGCGGACAACTTGGCGTGCTTCCCGTATCAAACCCAGGATGAGCCTCTTTTCATCATGCATCATATAGACATCACTCTGTCTGTGTCTGGGAGCAACCTGCTCCAGTCTTTCAAGGag TGTTTACGGAAGGAGCCTGTGAGGCAAGAAAAGAAGGTGAAGACCAAAAAGCGGAAAAAGCAACATTccagaagaaggaaaaacagctCCGATGAAGATGAGGATTCGAACAGCGACAGCAGCAACAGCAATTCCAGTAGCAgcgatgaagatgaggatgtgACTCGCAGGAAGAAAAAGTCGGCGGACTCAGACTCGGACATGGAGGATGAGGACACGGTCATAGACCGTCTGCCGGAGAACAGCATCCCTCTGCTGGAGTTTGCCAGCGCCTCCCAGGGCATCCTACTACTTCTGGTGCTCAAGCAGCATCTGAAAAACCTGTATGGCTTCTCAGACAG CAAAATCCAGAAGTATTCACCGACAGAGTCTGCAAAGGTTTACGACAAGGCAGTAAACAGGAAGTCCAAGGTGCACTTCAACCCCGCTCAGACCCTGGATTACCTTAAGAGGAATCTCAGCAACACCAGCCTCAGCCAAGAAACAAAGAGGAACATCGTCAAGCAGTACCTGAAT TTCAAGGTCCTGATGGAGCACTTAGAtcgtgaggaagaggaggaagacggAGGTGAAGCAAACGCCAACGCCAGAAACAAAGCCATCACTTCTCTGCTGAAAGTGACGAAACCTCGGAACCACAACACCAGTAATCACACCGCTCCGGTTGAGtcggaggaagaggagagtgAGGATGAGGACTCTCCTCCG caaaaatcaaagaaaggTGGAGATGTGGAGGATTCAAAGGAGACAGTGGAAGTCATGGACGTTGTTGCCATCTTCTATCCCAAATACAAAGACAGACCGCAGATCGCCAAGGTGGTCCAGAAGACCCGGCATGGCTACAGTATACACTGGATGACAGGATCTTACTCCGGAGCGTGGACTGTAGCAAAAAAACGGGACGGTCGGAAAAAGGTCCCTTGGGTCGACAACATCAAGGAGTCGgacattatttacaaaaaaatctccttGACAAGCGGACAAAAGCTGACGAACAAAGTGGTACAGACGTTACGGGCGCTGTACGCCGCCAAGGAGGGTGATGAGAGTTAA